A genomic segment from Aegilops tauschii subsp. strangulata cultivar AL8/78 chromosome 1, Aet v6.0, whole genome shotgun sequence encodes:
- the LOC109771434 gene encoding phospholipase D alpha 1 isoform X3 has product MAQMLLHGVVDAKILEADLSVTSDGQLRPTRKTVMKKRVFSWIKKLSFCNNTQQLENAIGLGGTAGKLYATVDIDKARVGRTRMVSPSNAPAWNESFHVYCAHDASHIIFTVKADNTVGATLIGRAYLPTGAAVLAGQRVDQWLPICDDKRRPLDGGDRIHVQLRFTDVADDPAARWGAGVGSAAYPGVPRTFFGQRRGCRVRLYQDAHISDGFAQRVQVTLAGGKPYQPRRCWEDVFEAITNARRMVYIAGWSVNTDVALVRDPRKPSSGTLGELLKRKAAEGVRVLMLVWDDRTSLGLGPIRRDGLMATHDEDTATYFRGTGVRCILCPRNPDQGRSYVQDVETAAMFTHHQKTVIVDSSRNAAANASPGLVSFLGGIDLCDGRYDTQEHPLFRTLGTTHHKDFHQPNFPGASISKGGPREPWHDIHCRVEGPAAWDVLDNFEQRWRKQGDGDNHLVTLDRGWAAREAVQDADSWNVQVFRSIDGGAAAGFPEKPEEAALIGLETGKDHVIERSIQDAYIHAIRRARDFIYIENQYFLGSSYAWRRDDGVTVEDINALHLIPKELSLKIVSKIEAGERFAVYVVVPMWPEGVPESGSVQAILDWQRRTMEMMYKDVALAIQAKGIQASPTDYLTFFCLGNREALSPGEYVPPERPDPDTDYDRAQQARRFMIYVHAKTMIVDDEYVIVGSANINQRSMDGGRDSEIAMGAYQPGYLASTNRPARGQVHGLRLALWQEHLGQAAAAVDLLQPSSLACVRRVNQAAQQHWDMFASDAPPQGDLPGHLLAYPIGVSDGGELLETTAFFPDTKARVLGNKSTYLPPILTT; this is encoded by the exons atggcccAGATGCTGCTGCACGGGGTGGTTGATGCCAAGATCCTGGAGGCCGACCTGTCCGTCACCTCCGACGGCCAGCTCCGACCCACCCGCAAG ACTGTTATGAAGAAGAGAGTCTTCTCATGGATCAAGAAGTTGTCATTCTGCAACAACACTCAG CAGCTGGAGAACGCCATCGGGCTCGGCGGCACGGCGGGCAAGCTGTACGCGACGGTGGACATCGACAAGGCGCGCGTCGGCCGGACGCGGATGGTGAGCCCGAGCAATGCCCCCGCGTGGAACGAGTCGTTCCACGTCTACTGCGCCCACGACGCCAGCCACATCATCTTCACCGTCAAGGCCGACAACACCGTCGGCGCCACGCTCATCGGCCGCGCCTACCTCCCCACCGGCGCCGCCGTGCTCGCGGGCCAGCGGGTCGACCAGTGGCTCCCCATCTGCGACGACAAGCGCCGCCCGCTCGACGGCGGGGACAGGATCCACGTCCAGCTCCGCTTCACCGACGTCGCCGACGACCCGGCGGCCCGCTGGGGCGCCGGCGTCGGCTCCGCGGCCTACCCGGGCGTGCCGCGCACCTTCTTCGGCCAGCGCCGCGGCTGCCGCGTCAGGCTCTACCAGGACGCCCACATCTCCGACGGCTTCGCGCAGCGGGTCCAGGTAACGCTCGCCGGAGGGAAGCCGTACCAGCCGCGCCGGTGCTGGGAGGACGTGTTCGAGGCCATCACCAACGCCCGGAGGATGGTGTACATCGCCGGATGGTCGGTCAACACCGACGTCGCGCTGGTGCGCGACCCGCGTAAGCCGTCGTCGGGAACGCTCGGCGAGCTGCTCAAGAGGAAGGCGGCCGAAGGCGTCAGGGTGCTGATGCTGGTGTGGGACGACCGGACgtcgctgggcctcggcccgatCCGGCGCGACGGTCTCATGGCCACGCACGACGAGGACACGGCCACCTACTTCCGTGGCACGGGCGTGCGCTGCATCCTCTGCCCGCGGAACCCCGACCAGGGCAGGAGCTACGTGCAGGACGTGGAGACGGCGGCCATGTTCACCCACCACCAGAAGACGGTCATCGTCGACAGCAGCCGCAACGCCGCAGCCAACGCTTCGCCGGGCCTCGTGAGCTTCCTCGGCGGCATCGACCTCTGCGACGGGAGGTACGACACGCAGGAGCACCCTCTGTTCCGGACGCTGGGCACCACGCACCACAAAGACTTCCACCAGCCCAACTTCCCCGGAGCGTCCATCAGCAAGGGCGGGCCGAGGGAGCCGTGGCACGACATCCACTGCCGCGTCGAGGGCCCGGCGGCGTGGGACGTGCTCGACAACTTCGAGCAGCGCTGGCGCAAGCAGGGCGACGGCGACAACCACCTCGTCACCCTCGACCGGGGCTGGGCGGCGCGCGAGGCGGTCCAGGACGCCGACTCCTGGAACGTGCAGGTGTTCCGGTCcatcgacggcggcgcggcggcggggttcCCGGAGAAGCCCGAGGAGGCGGCGCTGATCGGCCTCGAGACGGGCAAGGACCACGTCATCGAGCGCAGCATCCAGGACGCCTACATCCACGCCATCCGCCGCGCCCGCGACTTCATCTACATCGAGAACCAGTACTTCCTCGGGAGCTCCTATGCGTGGCGCCGCGACGACGGCGTCACGGTGGAGGACATCAACGCGCTGCACCTCATCCCCAAGGAGCTGTCGCTCAAGATCGTCAGCAAGATCGAGGCCGGCGAGCGCTTCGCCGTCTACGTGGTGGTGCCCATGTGGCCCGAGGGCGTGCCGGAGAGCGGCTCCGTGCAGGCCATCCTCGACTGGCAGCGCCGGACCATGGAGATGATGTACAAGGACGTGGCGCTCGCCATCCAGGCCAAGGGCATCCAGGCCAGCCCCACCGACTACCTCACCTTCTTCTGCCTCGGCAACCGGGAGGCGCTCAGCCCCGGCGAGTACGTGCCGCCGGAGAggcccgaccccgacaccgactaCGACAGGGCGCAGCAGGCCAGGCGTTTCATGATATACGTCCATGCCAAGACCATGATAG TGGACGACGAGTACGTCATCGTGGGATCGGCCAACATCAATCAGCGCTCCATGGACGGTGGCCGGGACTCGGAGATCGCCATGGGCGCATACCAGCCGGGCTACCTCGCGTCCACCAACCGCCCGGCCAGGGGGCAGGTGCACGGCCTACGACTCGCCCTGTGGCAGGAGCATCTGGGCCAGGCCGCGGCagctgtcgacctcctccagccgtCGAGCCTGGCGTGCGTGCGCCGGGTGAACCAGGCGGCGCAGCAGCACTGGGACATGTTCGCGAGCGATGCGCCGCCCCAGGGAGACCTGCCGGGCCACCTCCTGGCTTACCCCATCGGCGTGAGCGACGGCGGAGAGCTGCTGGAGACGACGGCCTTCTTCCCCGACACCAAGGCCAGGGTGCTCGGCAACAAGTCCACCTACCTCCCCCCGATCCTCACAACGTGA
- the LOC109771434 gene encoding phospholipase D alpha 1 isoform X2: MAQMLLHGVVDAKILEADLSVTSDGQLRPTRKTVMKKRVFSWIKKLSFCNNTQLENAIGLGGTAGKLYATVDIDKARVGRTRMVSPSNAPAWNESFHVYCAHDASHIIFTVKADNTVGATLIGRAYLPTGAAVLAGQRVDQWLPICDDKRRPLDGGDRIHVQLRFTDVADDPAARWGAGVGSAAYPGVPRTFFGQRRGCRVRLYQDAHISDGFAQRVQVTLAGGKPYQPRRCWEDVFEAITNARRMVYIAGWSVNTDVALVRDPRKPSSGTLGELLKRKAAEGVRVLMLVWDDRTSLGLGPIRRDGLMATHDEDTATYFRGTGVRCILCPRNPDQGRSYVQDVETAAMFTHHQKTVIVDSSRNAAANASPGLVSFLGGIDLCDGRYDTQEHPLFRTLGTTHHKDFHQPNFPGASISKGGPREPWHDIHCRVEGPAAWDVLDNFEQRWRKQGDGDNHLVTLDRGWAAREAVQDADSWNVQVFRSIDGGAAAGFPEKPEEAALIGLETGKDHVIERSIQDAYIHAIRRARDFIYIENQYFLGSSYAWRRDDGVTVEDINALHLIPKELSLKIVSKIEAGERFAVYVVVPMWPEGVPESGSVQAILDWQRRTMEMMYKDVALAIQAKGIQASPTDYLTFFCLGNREALSPGEYVPPERPDPDTDYDRAQQARRFMIYVHAKTMIVDDEYVIVGSANINQRSMDGGRDSEIAMGAYQPGYLASTNRPARGQVHGLRLALWQEHLGQAAAAVDLLQPSSLACVRRVNQAAQQHWDMFASDAPPQGDLPGHLLAYPIGVSDGGELLETTAFFPDTKARVLGNKSTYLPPILTT; this comes from the exons atggcccAGATGCTGCTGCACGGGGTGGTTGATGCCAAGATCCTGGAGGCCGACCTGTCCGTCACCTCCGACGGCCAGCTCCGACCCACCCGCAAG ACTGTTATGAAGAAGAGAGTCTTCTCATGGATCAAGAAGTTGTCATTCTGCAACAACACTCAG CTGGAGAACGCCATCGGGCTCGGCGGCACGGCGGGCAAGCTGTACGCGACGGTGGACATCGACAAGGCGCGCGTCGGCCGGACGCGGATGGTGAGCCCGAGCAATGCCCCCGCGTGGAACGAGTCGTTCCACGTCTACTGCGCCCACGACGCCAGCCACATCATCTTCACCGTCAAGGCCGACAACACCGTCGGCGCCACGCTCATCGGCCGCGCCTACCTCCCCACCGGCGCCGCCGTGCTCGCGGGCCAGCGGGTCGACCAGTGGCTCCCCATCTGCGACGACAAGCGCCGCCCGCTCGACGGCGGGGACAGGATCCACGTCCAGCTCCGCTTCACCGACGTCGCCGACGACCCGGCGGCCCGCTGGGGCGCCGGCGTCGGCTCCGCGGCCTACCCGGGCGTGCCGCGCACCTTCTTCGGCCAGCGCCGCGGCTGCCGCGTCAGGCTCTACCAGGACGCCCACATCTCCGACGGCTTCGCGCAGCGGGTCCAGGTAACGCTCGCCGGAGGGAAGCCGTACCAGCCGCGCCGGTGCTGGGAGGACGTGTTCGAGGCCATCACCAACGCCCGGAGGATGGTGTACATCGCCGGATGGTCGGTCAACACCGACGTCGCGCTGGTGCGCGACCCGCGTAAGCCGTCGTCGGGAACGCTCGGCGAGCTGCTCAAGAGGAAGGCGGCCGAAGGCGTCAGGGTGCTGATGCTGGTGTGGGACGACCGGACgtcgctgggcctcggcccgatCCGGCGCGACGGTCTCATGGCCACGCACGACGAGGACACGGCCACCTACTTCCGTGGCACGGGCGTGCGCTGCATCCTCTGCCCGCGGAACCCCGACCAGGGCAGGAGCTACGTGCAGGACGTGGAGACGGCGGCCATGTTCACCCACCACCAGAAGACGGTCATCGTCGACAGCAGCCGCAACGCCGCAGCCAACGCTTCGCCGGGCCTCGTGAGCTTCCTCGGCGGCATCGACCTCTGCGACGGGAGGTACGACACGCAGGAGCACCCTCTGTTCCGGACGCTGGGCACCACGCACCACAAAGACTTCCACCAGCCCAACTTCCCCGGAGCGTCCATCAGCAAGGGCGGGCCGAGGGAGCCGTGGCACGACATCCACTGCCGCGTCGAGGGCCCGGCGGCGTGGGACGTGCTCGACAACTTCGAGCAGCGCTGGCGCAAGCAGGGCGACGGCGACAACCACCTCGTCACCCTCGACCGGGGCTGGGCGGCGCGCGAGGCGGTCCAGGACGCCGACTCCTGGAACGTGCAGGTGTTCCGGTCcatcgacggcggcgcggcggcggggttcCCGGAGAAGCCCGAGGAGGCGGCGCTGATCGGCCTCGAGACGGGCAAGGACCACGTCATCGAGCGCAGCATCCAGGACGCCTACATCCACGCCATCCGCCGCGCCCGCGACTTCATCTACATCGAGAACCAGTACTTCCTCGGGAGCTCCTATGCGTGGCGCCGCGACGACGGCGTCACGGTGGAGGACATCAACGCGCTGCACCTCATCCCCAAGGAGCTGTCGCTCAAGATCGTCAGCAAGATCGAGGCCGGCGAGCGCTTCGCCGTCTACGTGGTGGTGCCCATGTGGCCCGAGGGCGTGCCGGAGAGCGGCTCCGTGCAGGCCATCCTCGACTGGCAGCGCCGGACCATGGAGATGATGTACAAGGACGTGGCGCTCGCCATCCAGGCCAAGGGCATCCAGGCCAGCCCCACCGACTACCTCACCTTCTTCTGCCTCGGCAACCGGGAGGCGCTCAGCCCCGGCGAGTACGTGCCGCCGGAGAggcccgaccccgacaccgactaCGACAGGGCGCAGCAGGCCAGGCGTTTCATGATATACGTCCATGCCAAGACCATGATAG TGGACGACGAGTACGTCATCGTGGGATCGGCCAACATCAATCAGCGCTCCATGGACGGTGGCCGGGACTCGGAGATCGCCATGGGCGCATACCAGCCGGGCTACCTCGCGTCCACCAACCGCCCGGCCAGGGGGCAGGTGCACGGCCTACGACTCGCCCTGTGGCAGGAGCATCTGGGCCAGGCCGCGGCagctgtcgacctcctccagccgtCGAGCCTGGCGTGCGTGCGCCGGGTGAACCAGGCGGCGCAGCAGCACTGGGACATGTTCGCGAGCGATGCGCCGCCCCAGGGAGACCTGCCGGGCCACCTCCTGGCTTACCCCATCGGCGTGAGCGACGGCGGAGAGCTGCTGGAGACGACGGCCTTCTTCCCCGACACCAAGGCCAGGGTGCTCGGCAACAAGTCCACCTACCTCCCCCCGATCCTCACAACGTGA
- the LOC109771434 gene encoding phospholipase D alpha 1 isoform X1, which produces MAQMLLHGVVDAKILEADLSVTSDGQLRPTRKTVMKKRVFSWIKKLSFCNNTQRNARLQQLENAIGLGGTAGKLYATVDIDKARVGRTRMVSPSNAPAWNESFHVYCAHDASHIIFTVKADNTVGATLIGRAYLPTGAAVLAGQRVDQWLPICDDKRRPLDGGDRIHVQLRFTDVADDPAARWGAGVGSAAYPGVPRTFFGQRRGCRVRLYQDAHISDGFAQRVQVTLAGGKPYQPRRCWEDVFEAITNARRMVYIAGWSVNTDVALVRDPRKPSSGTLGELLKRKAAEGVRVLMLVWDDRTSLGLGPIRRDGLMATHDEDTATYFRGTGVRCILCPRNPDQGRSYVQDVETAAMFTHHQKTVIVDSSRNAAANASPGLVSFLGGIDLCDGRYDTQEHPLFRTLGTTHHKDFHQPNFPGASISKGGPREPWHDIHCRVEGPAAWDVLDNFEQRWRKQGDGDNHLVTLDRGWAAREAVQDADSWNVQVFRSIDGGAAAGFPEKPEEAALIGLETGKDHVIERSIQDAYIHAIRRARDFIYIENQYFLGSSYAWRRDDGVTVEDINALHLIPKELSLKIVSKIEAGERFAVYVVVPMWPEGVPESGSVQAILDWQRRTMEMMYKDVALAIQAKGIQASPTDYLTFFCLGNREALSPGEYVPPERPDPDTDYDRAQQARRFMIYVHAKTMIVDDEYVIVGSANINQRSMDGGRDSEIAMGAYQPGYLASTNRPARGQVHGLRLALWQEHLGQAAAAVDLLQPSSLACVRRVNQAAQQHWDMFASDAPPQGDLPGHLLAYPIGVSDGGELLETTAFFPDTKARVLGNKSTYLPPILTT; this is translated from the exons atggcccAGATGCTGCTGCACGGGGTGGTTGATGCCAAGATCCTGGAGGCCGACCTGTCCGTCACCTCCGACGGCCAGCTCCGACCCACCCGCAAG ACTGTTATGAAGAAGAGAGTCTTCTCATGGATCAAGAAGTTGTCATTCTGCAACAACACTCAG AGAAACGCGCGCTTGCAGCAGCTGGAGAACGCCATCGGGCTCGGCGGCACGGCGGGCAAGCTGTACGCGACGGTGGACATCGACAAGGCGCGCGTCGGCCGGACGCGGATGGTGAGCCCGAGCAATGCCCCCGCGTGGAACGAGTCGTTCCACGTCTACTGCGCCCACGACGCCAGCCACATCATCTTCACCGTCAAGGCCGACAACACCGTCGGCGCCACGCTCATCGGCCGCGCCTACCTCCCCACCGGCGCCGCCGTGCTCGCGGGCCAGCGGGTCGACCAGTGGCTCCCCATCTGCGACGACAAGCGCCGCCCGCTCGACGGCGGGGACAGGATCCACGTCCAGCTCCGCTTCACCGACGTCGCCGACGACCCGGCGGCCCGCTGGGGCGCCGGCGTCGGCTCCGCGGCCTACCCGGGCGTGCCGCGCACCTTCTTCGGCCAGCGCCGCGGCTGCCGCGTCAGGCTCTACCAGGACGCCCACATCTCCGACGGCTTCGCGCAGCGGGTCCAGGTAACGCTCGCCGGAGGGAAGCCGTACCAGCCGCGCCGGTGCTGGGAGGACGTGTTCGAGGCCATCACCAACGCCCGGAGGATGGTGTACATCGCCGGATGGTCGGTCAACACCGACGTCGCGCTGGTGCGCGACCCGCGTAAGCCGTCGTCGGGAACGCTCGGCGAGCTGCTCAAGAGGAAGGCGGCCGAAGGCGTCAGGGTGCTGATGCTGGTGTGGGACGACCGGACgtcgctgggcctcggcccgatCCGGCGCGACGGTCTCATGGCCACGCACGACGAGGACACGGCCACCTACTTCCGTGGCACGGGCGTGCGCTGCATCCTCTGCCCGCGGAACCCCGACCAGGGCAGGAGCTACGTGCAGGACGTGGAGACGGCGGCCATGTTCACCCACCACCAGAAGACGGTCATCGTCGACAGCAGCCGCAACGCCGCAGCCAACGCTTCGCCGGGCCTCGTGAGCTTCCTCGGCGGCATCGACCTCTGCGACGGGAGGTACGACACGCAGGAGCACCCTCTGTTCCGGACGCTGGGCACCACGCACCACAAAGACTTCCACCAGCCCAACTTCCCCGGAGCGTCCATCAGCAAGGGCGGGCCGAGGGAGCCGTGGCACGACATCCACTGCCGCGTCGAGGGCCCGGCGGCGTGGGACGTGCTCGACAACTTCGAGCAGCGCTGGCGCAAGCAGGGCGACGGCGACAACCACCTCGTCACCCTCGACCGGGGCTGGGCGGCGCGCGAGGCGGTCCAGGACGCCGACTCCTGGAACGTGCAGGTGTTCCGGTCcatcgacggcggcgcggcggcggggttcCCGGAGAAGCCCGAGGAGGCGGCGCTGATCGGCCTCGAGACGGGCAAGGACCACGTCATCGAGCGCAGCATCCAGGACGCCTACATCCACGCCATCCGCCGCGCCCGCGACTTCATCTACATCGAGAACCAGTACTTCCTCGGGAGCTCCTATGCGTGGCGCCGCGACGACGGCGTCACGGTGGAGGACATCAACGCGCTGCACCTCATCCCCAAGGAGCTGTCGCTCAAGATCGTCAGCAAGATCGAGGCCGGCGAGCGCTTCGCCGTCTACGTGGTGGTGCCCATGTGGCCCGAGGGCGTGCCGGAGAGCGGCTCCGTGCAGGCCATCCTCGACTGGCAGCGCCGGACCATGGAGATGATGTACAAGGACGTGGCGCTCGCCATCCAGGCCAAGGGCATCCAGGCCAGCCCCACCGACTACCTCACCTTCTTCTGCCTCGGCAACCGGGAGGCGCTCAGCCCCGGCGAGTACGTGCCGCCGGAGAggcccgaccccgacaccgactaCGACAGGGCGCAGCAGGCCAGGCGTTTCATGATATACGTCCATGCCAAGACCATGATAG TGGACGACGAGTACGTCATCGTGGGATCGGCCAACATCAATCAGCGCTCCATGGACGGTGGCCGGGACTCGGAGATCGCCATGGGCGCATACCAGCCGGGCTACCTCGCGTCCACCAACCGCCCGGCCAGGGGGCAGGTGCACGGCCTACGACTCGCCCTGTGGCAGGAGCATCTGGGCCAGGCCGCGGCagctgtcgacctcctccagccgtCGAGCCTGGCGTGCGTGCGCCGGGTGAACCAGGCGGCGCAGCAGCACTGGGACATGTTCGCGAGCGATGCGCCGCCCCAGGGAGACCTGCCGGGCCACCTCCTGGCTTACCCCATCGGCGTGAGCGACGGCGGAGAGCTGCTGGAGACGACGGCCTTCTTCCCCGACACCAAGGCCAGGGTGCTCGGCAACAAGTCCACCTACCTCCCCCCGATCCTCACAACGTGA